A genomic window from Phoenix dactylifera cultivar Barhee BC4 chromosome 7, palm_55x_up_171113_PBpolish2nd_filt_p, whole genome shotgun sequence includes:
- the LOC103711013 gene encoding transmembrane 9 superfamily member 8-like, whose product MAISRSLAVLPWITLVLVLSFVTGGYCFYLPGVAPADFKMKDPLPVKVNKLTSTKTQLPYSYYSLPYCRPDTIVDSAENLGEVLRGDRIENSPYVFEMREPQMCQIVCKITLSDKEAKDLKEKIKDEYRINMILDNLPLVVPVKRLDQDSPTIYQHGFQVGVKGQYTGSKDEKYFIHNHLSFLVKYHKDVQVDLARIVGFEVKPFSVKHEYEGEWNGVKTRLSTCDPHAKRLVVSSDSPQEVEANKVIIFTYDVAFEESDVKWASRWDTYLLMTDDQIHWFSIVNSLMIVLFLSGMVAMIMLRTLYRDISKYNQLETQEEAQEETGWKLVHGDVFRPPAKSDLLCVYVGTGVQFFGMLLVTMIFALLGFLSPSNRGGLMTAMLLLWVFMGLFAGYSSARLYKMFKGTEWKKITLRTAFTFPGIMFAIFFVLNALIWGQKSSGAVPFTTMFALVLLWFGISVPLVFVGSYIGFKKPAIEDPVKTNKIPRQIPEQAWYMNPMFSILIGGILPFGAVFIELFFILTSIWLHQFYYIFGFLFLVFVILIVTCAEITIVLCYFQLCSEDYLWWWRSYLTSGSSALYLFLYAIFYFFTKLEITKPVSGILYFGYMLIASYAFFVLTGTIGFYACFWFTRLIYSSVKID is encoded by the exons ATGGCGATCTCTCGATCGCTGGCGGTCCTCCCATGGATCACGCTGGTGCTCGTGCTCTCCTTCGTCACCGGCGGATATTGCTTCTACCTCCCCGGCGTTGCCCCCGCGGATTTCAAGATG AAAGATCCACTTCCGGTGAAGGTGAACAAATTAACTTCTACAAAAACCCAGCTTCCATACTCCTATTACTCACTACCTTACTGTAGACCAGATACTATAGTCGATAGTGCTGAAAATCTTGGGGAAGTTCTTCGTGGTGATCGTATTGAGAACTCTCCTTATGTG TTTGAGATGAGAGAGCCCCAAATGTGTCAAATTGTCTGCAAGATTACACTCAGTGAcaaagaagctaaggacctcaaggAAAAGATAAAGGACGAGTATCGGATCAACAT GATTCTTGACAATCTTCCACTAGTTGTTCCTGTAAAAAGGCTTGATCAGGATTCCCCTACAATATATCAACATGGTTTCCAAGTTGGTGTCAAAGGCCAATATACTGGG AGCAAGGATGAAAAGTATTTTATCCACAATCATTTATCTTTTCTAGTCAAGTATCATAAAGATGTTCAAGTGGATCTTGCAAGAATAGTGGGTTTTGAGGTCAAGCCATtcag TGTTAAACATGAGTATGAAGGGGAGTGGAATGGTGTTAAGACTCGCCTGAGCACATGTGACCCCCATGCCAAGCgtttggttgtgagctctgATTCTCCACAAGAAGTGGAAGCAAACAAGGTGATCATATTCACATATGATGTTGCATTTGAG GAAAGTGATGTGAAATGGGCATCTCGATGGGATACTTATCTTTTAATGACTGATGACCAAATTCACTGGTTCTCTATTGTCAATTCATTAATGattgtcctttttctttctgGGATGGTGGCCATGATCATGCTGCGAACCCTTTACCGAGATATTTCCAAGTACAATCAGCTGGAAACTCAAGAAGAAGCCCAAGAGGAGACGGGATGGAAGCTTGTCCATGGGGATGTCTTCAGGCCTCCAGCAAAGTCTGACTTACTGTGTGTTTATGTTGGCACAGGTGTCCAGTTCTTTGGCATGCTTCTTGTAACCATGATTTTTGCACTTCTCGGTTTCCTTTCTCCATCAAACCGTGGAGGTCTGATGACAGCCATGCTCCTGCTTTGGGTCTTCATGGGTCTCTTTGCTGGGTACTCCTCTGCCCGTCTCTACAAGATGTTTAAGGGTACAGAATGGAAGAAAATCACCCTCAGGACAGCATTCACGTTCCCTGGAATCATGTTTGCTATCTTTTTTGTCTTGAATGCCCTTATCTGGGGGCAGAAGTCTTCTGGCGCTGTGCCTTTCACCACAATGTTCGCCCTTGTACTGCTCTGGTTTGGTATCTCGGTGCCTCTTGTGTTTGTAGGCAGCTATATCGGGTTCAAGAAGCCAGCAATCGAGGATCCTGTGAAGACAAACAAAATCCCCAGGCAGATACCTGAACAGGCTTGGTACATGAATCCAATGTTCTCAATACTGATTGGAGGCATCCTTCCATTTGGAGCTGTATTCATTGAGCTCTTCTTCATTCTTACGTCGATTTGGCTGCACCAGTTCTACTACATATTCGGGTTCCTCTTTCTTGTATTTGTCATCCTCATTGTCACCTGTGCTGAGATCACGATTGTGCTGTGCTATTTCCAGCTGTGCAGTGAGGATTACTTGTGGTGGTGGAGGTCTTATCTAACCTCGGGGTCTTCTGCACTGTATCTTTTCCTCTATGCAATCTTCTACTTCTTCACAAAGCTGGAGATTACAAAGCCAGTGTCTGGCATTTTGTACTTCGGCTACATGCTTATTGCCTCATATGCCTTCTTTGTGCTGACAGGCACAATTGGCTTCTATGCTTGCTTCTGGTTCACGAGACTGATCTACTCGTCTGTTAAAATAGACTAA